One Camelina sativa cultivar DH55 chromosome 3, Cs, whole genome shotgun sequence genomic window carries:
- the LOC104762988 gene encoding uncharacterized TPR repeat-containing protein At1g05150 isoform X1 has product MATRGSRSEKVKRIFQQFDGNRDGGLNREEMAALVVAVNPRVKFSDEQINAILDEVFRTYAEFIDPNKGLTYDGLLRTYDDGAGDVDRDFDALGLELIAADETIKGSEAASSSSITDERAVEAQKKQRTAAWAVSPNHGIVFDETWKLVDDLEILVKRLKSKQEKDGKLKSDTNNNSNNNNVDAFSDAGWSRELGPSSEISEKRIYWEESSHDYGVFVKEFGVLRSKADGARSREEAFDGHMAIGRVLYEHQLFKEALVSFKRACELQPTDVRPHFRAGNCLYVLGKCKESKDEFLLALEAAESGGNQWAYLLPQIYVNLGISLEGEGMVLSACEYYREAAILCPTHFRALKLLGSALFGVGEYRAAVKALEEAIYLKPDYADAHCDLASSLHSMGEDERAIEVFQRAIDLKPGHVDALYNLGGLYMDLGRFQRASEMYTRVLAVWPNHWRAQLNKAVSFLGAGETEEAKRALKEALKLTNRVELHDAISHLKHLQKKKGKNNGNGNGGGGEGPFIVVEPSKFKTVGEKMTLRPDLATALQIRAFQKVTRLGKCDVEAVRKEMRDNDVPVSYSGSGGPTKSIRKPNLEEILRRLLNSLKPETFQGAIKAINEKILSLLDDSGSGRVDMGMFYAVIAPLCGGHSDKRKRVAFDALLWRPVNEGSSQITKTDAVKYIKLLRAIYIPSHGMSEMLEVHGEEEADSSMTVTYNQFLAMFDDPDWGFGIMSTILKLEANDRNRHGNQVCSVCRYPVIGSRFKEVKARFSLCNQCYSEGKVPPSFKQEEYKFREYGSEAEAMKAKCVCFSMQSHKKPIAT; this is encoded by the coding sequence ATGGCGACTAGAGGAAGCAGATCGGAGAAagtaaagagaatattccagcAATTCGACGGGAATCGCGATGGTGGGCTTAACCGAGAAGAGATGGCTGCTCTTGTCGTAGCTGTCAACCCTAGGGTTAAGTTCAGTGACGAACAGATCAACGCGATTCTCGACGAAGTGTTCCGAACCTACGCTGAATTCATCGATCCAAACAAAGGCTTGACCTACGACGGTCTCCTCCGTACTTACGACGACGGCGCTGGAGATGTCGACAGAGATTTCGATGCATTAGGGCTTGAGCTAATCGCTGCTGATGAGACGATTAAAGGCTCCGAggcggcttcttcttcttcgatcacAGATGAGAGAGCTGTTGAAGcgcagaagaaacagaggacaGCTGCTTGGGCGGTGTCGCCTAACCACGGGATCGTTTTCGACGAGACGTGGAAGTTAGTTGACGATTTGGAGATTCTGGTGAAGAGATTGAAGTCGAAACAGGAGAAAGATGGGAAATTGAAATCTGATACTAATAATAACAGTAACAATAACAATGTTGATGCGTTTTCTGATGCTGGATGGTCTAGAGAGTTAGGTCCGTCGTCTGAGATCTCTGAGAAGAGAATCTATTGGGAAGAATCGAGTCATGACTACGGAGTGTTTGTCAAGGAATTTGGTGTTTTGAGAAGTAAAGCAGATGGAGCTAGATCGAGAGAAGAAGCTTTTGATGGACATATGGCGATTGGTAGGGTTTTGTATGAGCACCAACTGTTTAAAGAAGCTCTCGTTAGCTTCAAGAGAGCTTGCGAGTTGCAACCCACTGATGTGAGACCACATTTCAGAGCTGGGAATTGTCTCTACGTTTTGGGGAAGTGTAAAGAGTCTAAAGATGAGTTTTTGTTGGCATTGGAAGCGGCTGAGTCTGGTGGGAATCAATGGGCTTATCTGCTTCCTCAGATATATGTCAATCTTGGTATCTCGCTTGAAGGAGAAGGTATGGTTTTGAGTGCTTGTGAGTATTATAGAGAAGCTGCGATTCTATGTCCTACGCATTTTAGAGCATTGAAGCTTCTAGGTAGTGCATTGTTTGGTGTAGGAGAGTATAGAGCAGCGGTTAAGGCATTAGAGGAAGCTATATATTTGAAACCGGATTACGCTGATGCTCATTGTGATTTAGCTTCGTCTTTGCATTCAATGGGTGAAGATGAGAGAGCTATTGAGGTTTTCCAGAGAGCGATTGATTTGAAACCTGGCCATGTTGATGCCTTGTATAATCTCGGAGGGCTTTACATGGATTTAGGTAGGTTTCAGAGAGCTTCAGAAATGTACACTAGGGTGTTAGCTGTATGGCCTAACCATTGGCGTGCTCAGCTCAACAAGGCGGTTTCTTTTTTAGGTGCTGGAGAGACCGAAGAAGCTAAACGAGCCCTTAAGGAAGCACTGAAACTGACGAACCGTGTTGAGTTGCACGATGCCATATCTCATTTGAAACATTTGCAGaagaaaaagggtaaaaacaatGGAAATGgtaatggaggaggaggagaaggtccGTTTATTGTAGTGGAGCCTTCCAAGTTCAAGACTGTGGGTGAGAAGATGACGTTGAGACCGGACTTAGCCACGGCTCTACAAATTAGAGCCTTTCAGAAGGTTACAAGGCTAGGGAAATGTGATGTGGAGGCTGTGCGTAAGGAGATGAGAGACAACGATGTTCCTGTTTCATATTCCGGAAGCGGCGGGCCAACGAAATCAATTCGGAAACCGAATTTGGAGGAGATTCTCCGGCGTCTGCTTAACTCCTTGAAACCAGAAACATTCCAAGGAGCGATCAAGGCGATAAATGAGAAAATCCTATCGCTTCTTGATGATTCTGGTTCAGGAAGAGTCGATATGGGTATGTTTTACGCTGTGATTGCTCCATTATGCGGTGGACATTCGGACAAACGGAAAAGAGTTGCTTTTGATGCGCTTCTTTGGAGACCTGTAAACGAAGGAAGCTCTCAGATTACAAAAACAGATGCAGTCAAATACATTAAACTGCTGAGAGCTATTTACATTCCATCACACGGAATGAGTGAAATGTTAGAAGTTCAcggggaagaagaagctgattccTCAATGACAGTTACGTATAATCAGTTTCTAGCAATGTTTGATGATCCAGATTGGGGATTTGGTATCATGTCTACGATCCTTAAACTGGAGGCAAACGATAGAAACCGTCATGGAAACCAAGTTTGCTCGGTTTGTCGGTATCCGGTTATCGGATCACGGTTTAAAGAAGTGAAAGCTCGGTTTAGTTTGTGTAACCAGTGTTATAGTGAAGGCAAGGTTCCTCCTTCGTTTAAACAGGAGGAATACAAGTTCCGAGAATATGGGAGTGAAGCTGAAGCCATGAAAGCTAAGTGTGTCTGTTTTTCGATGCAATCTCATAAAAAGCCTATTGCCACCTGA
- the LOC104762988 gene encoding uncharacterized TPR repeat-containing protein At1g05150 isoform X3 produces MATRGSRSEKVKRIFQQFDGNRDGGLNREEMAALVVAVNPRVKFSDEQINAILDEVFRTYAEFIDPNKGLTYDGLLRTYDDGAGDVDRDFDALGLELIAADETIKGSEAASSSSITDERAVEAQKKQRTAAWAVSPNHGIVFDETWKLVDDLEILVKRLKSKQEKDGKLKSDTNNNSNNNNVDAFSDAGWSRELGPSSEISEKRIYWEESSHDYGVFVKEFGVLRSKADGARSREEAFDGHMAIGRVLYEHQLFKEALVSFKRACELQPTDVRPHFRAGNCLYVLGKCKESKDEFLLALEAAESGGNQWAYLLPQIYVNLGISLEGEGMVLSACEYYREAAILCPTHFRALKLLGSALFGVGEYRAAVKALEEAIYLKPDYADAHCDLASSLHSMGEDERAIEVFQRAIDLKPGHVDALYNLGGLYMDLGRFQRASEMYTRVLAVWPNHWRAQLNKAVSFLGAGETEEAKRALKEALKLTNRVELHDAISHLKHLQKKKGKNNGNGNGGGGEGPFIVVEPSKFKTVGEKMTLRPDLATALQIRAFQKVTRLGKCDVEAVRKEMRDNDVPVSYSGSGGPTKSIRKPNLEEILRRLLNSLKPETFQGAIKAINEKILSLLDDSGSGRVDMGMFYAVIAPLCGGHSDKRKRVAFDALLWRPVNEGSSQITKTDAVKYIKLLRAIYIPSHGMSEMLEVHGEEEADSSMTVTYNQFLAMFDDPDWGFGIMSTILKLEANDRNRHGNQVCSVCRYPVIGSRFKEVKARFSLCNQCYSEGKVPPSFKQEEYKFREYGSEAEAMKAKCVCFSMQSHKKPIAT; encoded by the exons ATGGCGACTAGAGGAAGCAGATCGGAGAAagtaaagagaatattccagcAATTCGACGGGAATCGCGATGGTGGGCTTAACCGAGAAGAGATGGCTGCTCTTGTCGTAGCTGTCAACCCTAGGGTTAAGTTCAGTGACGAACAGATCAACGCGATTCTCGACGAAGTGTTCCGAACCTACGCTGAATTCATCGATCCAAACAAAGGCTTGACCTACGACGGTCTCCTCCGTACTTACGACGACGGCGCTGGAGATGTCGACAGAGATTTCGATGCATTAGGGCTTGAGCTAATCGCTGCTGATGAGACGATTAAAGGCTCCGAggcggcttcttcttcttcgatcacAGATGAGAGAGCTGTTGAAGcgcagaagaaacagaggacaGCTGCTTGGGCGGTGTCGCCTAACCACGGGATCGTTTTCGACGAGACGTGGAAGTTAGTTGACGATTTGGAGATTCTGGTGAAGAGATTGAAGTCGAAACAGGAGAAAGATGGGAAATTGAAATCTGATACTAATAATAACAGTAACAATAACAATGTTGATGCGTTTTCTGATGCTGGATGGTCTAGAGAGTTAGGTCCGTCGTCTGAGATCTCTGAGAAGAGAATCTATTGGGAAGAATCGAGTCATGACTACGGAGTGTTTGTCAAGGAATTTGGTGTTTTGAGAAGTAAAGCAGATGGAGCTAGATCGAGAGAAGAAGCTTTTGATGGACATATGGCGATTGGTAGGGTTTTGTATGAGCACCAACTGTTTAAAGAAGCTCTCGTTAGCTTCAAGAGAGCTTGCGAGTTGCAACCCACTGATGTGAGACCACATTTCAGAGCTGGGAATTGTCTCTACGTTTTGGGGAAGTGTAAAGAGTCTAAAGATGAGTTTTTGTTGGCATTGGAAGCGGCTGAGTCTGGTGGGAATCAATGGGCTTATCTGCTTCCTCAGATATATGTCAATCTTGGTATCTCGCTTGAAGGAGAAGGTATGGTTTTGAGTGCTTGTGAGTATTATAGAGAAGCTGCGATTCTATGTCCTACGCATTTTAGAGCATTGAAGCTTCTAGGTAGTGCATTGTTTGGTGTAGGAGAGTATAGAGCAGCGGTTAAGGCATTAGAGGAAGCTATATATTTGAAACCGGATTACGCTGATGCTCATTGTGATTTAGCTTCGTCTTTGCATTCAATGGGTGAAGATGAGAGAGCTATTGAGGTTTTCCAGAGAGCGATTGATTTGAAACCTGGCCATGTTGATGCCTTGTATAATCTCGGAGGGCTTTACATGGATTTAGGTAGGTTTCAGAGAGCTTCAGAAATGTACACTAGGGTGTTAGCTGTATGGCCTAACCATTGGCGTGCTCAGCTCAACAAGGCGGTTTCTTTTTTAGGTGCTGGAGAGACCGAAGAAGCTAAACGAGCCCTTAAGGAAGCACTGAAACTGACGAACCGTGTTGAGTTGCACGATGCCATATCTCATTTGAAACATTTGCAGaagaaaaagggtaaaaacaatGGAAATGgtaatggaggaggaggagaaggtccGTTTATTGTAGTGGAGCCTTCCAAGTTCAAGACTGTGGGTGAGAAGATGACGTTGAGACCGGACTTAGCCACGGCTCTACAAATTAGAGCCTTTCAGAAGGTTACAAGGCTAGGGAAATGTGATGTGGAGGCTGTGCGTAAGGAGATGAGAGACAACGATGTTCCTGTTTCATATTCCGGAAGCGGCGGGCCAACGAAATCAATTCGGAAACCGAATTTGGAGGAGATTCTCCGGCGTCTGCTTAACTCCTTGAAACCAGAAACATTCCAAGGAGCGATCAAGGCGATAAATGAGAAAATCCTATCGCTTCTTGATGATTCTGGTTCAGGAAGAGTCGATATGGGTATGTTTTACGCTGTGATTGCTCCATTATGCGGTGGACATTCGGACAAACGGAAAAGAGTTGCTTTTGATGCGCTTCTTTGGAGACCTGTAAACGAAGGAAGCTCTCAGATTACAAAAACAGATGCAGTCAAATACATTAAACTGCTGAGAGCTATTTAC ATTCCATCACACGGAATGAGTGAAATGTTAGAAGTTCAcggggaagaagaagctgattccTCAATGACAGTTACGTATAATCAGTTTCTAGCAATGTTTGATGATCCAGATTGGGGATTTGGTATCATGTCTACGATCCTTAAACTGGAGGCAAACGATAGAAACCGTCATGGAAACCAAGTTTGCTCGGTTTGTCGGTATCCGGTTATCGGATCACGGTTTAAAGAAGTGAAAGCTCGGTTTAGTTTGTGTAACCAGTGTTATAGTGAAGGCAAGGTTCCTCCTTCGTTTAAACAGGAGGAATACAAGTTCCGAGAATATGGGAGTGAAGCTGAAGCCATGAAAGCTAAGTGTGTCTGTTTTTCGATGCAATCTCATAAAAAGCCTATTGCCACCTGA
- the LOC104762988 gene encoding uncharacterized TPR repeat-containing protein At1g05150 isoform X2, protein MATRGSRSEKVKRIFQQFDGNRDGGLNREEMAALVVAVNPRVKFSDEQINAILDEVFRTYAEFIDPNKGLTYDGLLRTYDDGAGDVDRDFDALGLELIAADETIKGSEAASSSSITDERAVEAQKKQRTAAWAVSPNHGIVFDETWKLVDDLEILVKRLKSKQEKDGKLKSDTNNNSNNNNVDAFSDAGWSRELGPSSEISEKRIYWEESSHDYGVFVKEFGVLRSKADGARSREEAFDGHMAIGRVLYEHQLFKEALVSFKRACELQPTDVRPHFRAGNCLYVLGKCKESKDEFLLALEAAESGGNQWAYLLPQIYVNLGISLEGEGMVLSACEYYREAAILCPTHFRALKLLGSALFGVGEYRAAVKALEEAIYLKPDYADAHCDLASSLHSMGEDERAIEVFQRAIDLKPGHVDALYNLGGLYMDLGRFQRASEMYTRVLAVWPNHWRAQLNKAVSFLGAGETEEAKRALKEALKLTNRVELHDAISHLKHLQKKKGKNNGNGNGGGGEGPFIVVEPSKFKTVGEKMTLRPDLATALQIRAFQKVTRLGKCDVEAVRKEMRDNDVPVSYSGSGGPTKSIRKPNLEEILRRLLNSLKPETFQGAIKAINEKILSLLDDSGSGRVDMGMFYAVIAPLCGGHSDKRKRVAFDALLWRPVNEGSSQITKTDAVKYIKLLRAIYIPSHGMSEMLEVHGEEEADSSMTVTYNQFLAMFDDPDWGFGIMSTILKLEANDRNRHGNQVCSVCRYPVIGSRFKEVKARFSLCNQCYSEGKVPPSFKQEEYKFREYGSEAEAMKAKCVCFSMQSHKKPIAT, encoded by the exons ATGGCGACTAGAGGAAGCAGATCGGAGAAagtaaagagaatattccagcAATTCGACGGGAATCGCGATGGTGGGCTTAACCGAGAAGAGATGGCTGCTCTTGTCGTAGCTGTCAACCCTAGGGTTAAGTTCAGTGACGAACAGATCAACGCGATTCTCGACGAAGTGTTCCGAACCTACGCTGAATTCATCGATCCAAACAAAGGCTTGACCTACGACGGTCTCCTCCGTACTTACGACGACGGCGCTGGAGATGTCGACAGAGATTTCGATGCATTAGGGCTTGAGCTAATCGCTGCTGATGAGACGATTAAAGGCTCCGAggcggcttcttcttcttcgatcacAGATGAGAGAGCTGTTGAAGcgcagaagaaacagaggacaGCTGCTTGGGCGGTGTCGCCTAACCACGGGATCGTTTTCGACGAGACGTGGAAGTTAGTTGACGATTTGGAGATTCTGGTGAAGAGATTGAAGTCGAAACAGGAGAAAGATGGGAAATTGAAATCTGATACTAATAATAACAGTAACAATAACAATGTTGATGCGTTTTCTGATGCTGGATGGTCTAGAGAGTTAGGTCCGTCGTCTGAGATCTCTGAGAAGAGAATCTATTGGGAAGAATCGAGTCATGACTACGGAGTGTTTGTCAAGGAATTTGGTGTTTTGAGAAGTAAAGCAGATGGAGCTAGATCGAGAGAAGAAGCTTTTGATGGACATATGGCGATTGGTAGGGTTTTGTATGAGCACCAACTGTTTAAAGAAGCTCTCGTTAGCTTCAAGAGAGCTTGCGAGTTGCAACCCACTGATGTGAGACCACATTTCAGAGCTGGGAATTGTCTCTACGTTTTGGGGAAGTGTAAAGAGTCTAAAGATGAGTTTTTGTTGGCATTGGAAGCGGCTGAGTCTGGTGGGAATCAATGGGCTTATCTGCTTCCTCAGATATATGTCAATCTTGGTATCTCGCTTGAAGGAGAAGGTATGGTTTTGAGTGCTTGTGAGTATTATAGAGAAGCTGCGATTCTATGTCCTACGCATTTTAGAGCATTGAAGCTTCTAGGTAGTGCATTGTTTGGTGTAGGAGAGTATAGAGCAGCGGTTAAGGCATTAGAGGAAGCTATATATTTGAAACCGGATTACGCTGATGCTCATTGTGATTTAGCTTCGTCTTTGCATTCAATGGGTGAAGATGAGAGAGCTATTGAGGTTTTCCAGAGAGCGATTGATTTGAAACCTGGCCATGTTGATGCCTTGTATAATCTCGGAGGGCTTTACATGGATTTAGGTAGGTTTCAGAGAGCTTCAGAAATGTACACTAGGGTGTTAGCTGTATGGCCTAACCATTGGCGTGCTCAGCTCAACAAGGCGGTTTCTTTTTTAGGTGCTGGAGAGACCGAAGAAGCTAAACGAGCCCTTAAGGAAGCACTGAAACTGACGAACCGTGTTGAGTTGCACGATGCCATATCTCATTTGAAACATTTGCAGaagaaaaagggtaaaaacaatGGAAATGgtaatggaggaggaggagaaggtccGTTTATTGTAGTGGAGCCTTCCAAGTTCAAGACTGTGGGTGAGAAGATGACGTTGAGACCGGACTTAGCCACGGCTCTACAAATTAGAGCCTTTCAGAAGGTTACAAGGCTAGGGAAATGTGATGTGGAGGCTGTGCGTAAGGAGATGAGAGACAACGATGTTCCTGTTTCATATTCCGGAAGCGGCGGGCCAACGAAATCAATTCGGAAACCGAATTTGGAGGAGATTCTCCGGCGTCTGCTTAACTCCTTGAAACCAGAAACATTCCAAGGAGCGATCAAGGCGATAAATGAGAAAATCCTATCGCTTCTTGATGATTCTGGTTCAGGAAGAGTCGATATGGGTATGTTTTACGCTGTGATTGCTCCATTATGCGGTGGACATTCGGACAAACGGAAAAGAGTTGCTTTTGATGCGCTTCTTTGGAGACCTGTAAACGAAGGAAGCTCTCAGATTACAAAAACAGATGCAGTCAAATACATTAAACTGCTGAGAGCTAT TTACATTCCATCACACGGAATGAGTGAAATGTTAGAAGTTCAcggggaagaagaagctgattccTCAATGACAGTTACGTATAATCAGTTTCTAGCAATGTTTGATGATCCAGATTGGGGATTTGGTATCATGTCTACGATCCTTAAACTGGAGGCAAACGATAGAAACCGTCATGGAAACCAAGTTTGCTCGGTTTGTCGGTATCCGGTTATCGGATCACGGTTTAAAGAAGTGAAAGCTCGGTTTAGTTTGTGTAACCAGTGTTATAGTGAAGGCAAGGTTCCTCCTTCGTTTAAACAGGAGGAATACAAGTTCCGAGAATATGGGAGTGAAGCTGAAGCCATGAAAGCTAAGTGTGTCTGTTTTTCGATGCAATCTCATAAAAAGCCTATTGCCACCTGA
- the LOC104762988 gene encoding uncharacterized TPR repeat-containing protein At1g05150 isoform X4 gives MATRGSRSEKVKRIFQQFDGNRDGGLNREEMAALVVAVNPRVKFSDEQINAILDEVFRTYAEFIDPNKGLTYDGLLRTYDDGAGDVDRDFDALGLELIAADETIKGSEAASSSSITDERAVEAQKKQRTAAWAVSPNHGIVFDETWKLVDDLEILVKRLKSKQEKDGKLKSDTNNNSNNNNVDAFSDAGWSRELGPSSEISEKRIYWEESSHDYGVFVKEFGVLRSKADGARSREEAFDGHMAIGRVLYEHQLFKEALVSFKRACELQPTDVRPHFRAGNCLYVLGKCKESKDEFLLALEAAESGGNQWAYLLPQIYVNLGISLEGEGMVLSACEYYREAAILCPTHFRALKLLGSALFGVGEYRAAVKALEEAIYLKPDYADAHCDLASSLHSMGEDERAIEVFQRAIDLKPGHVDALYNLGGLYMDLGRFQRASEMYTRVLAVWPNHWRAQLNKAVSFLGAGETEEAKRALKEALKLTNRVELHDAISHLKHLQKKKGKNNGNGNGGGGEGPFIVVEPSKFKTVGEKMTLRPDLATALQIRAFQKVTRLGKCDVEAVRKEMRDNDVPVSYSGSGGPTKSIRKPNLEEILRRLLNSLKPETFQGAIKAINEKILSLLDDSGSGRVDMGMFYAVIAPLCGGHSDKRKRVAFDALLWRPVNEGSSQITKTDAVKYIKLLRAIYIPSHGMSEMLEVHGEEEADSSMTVTYNQFLAMFDDPDWGFGIMSTILKLEANDRNRHGNQVCSVCRYPVIGSRFKEVKARFSLCNQCYSEGKVPPSFKQEEYKFREYGSEAEAMKAKCVCFSMQSHKKPIAT, from the exons ATGGCGACTAGAGGAAGCAGATCGGAGAAagtaaagagaatattccagcAATTCGACGGGAATCGCGATGGTGGGCTTAACCGAGAAGAGATGGCTGCTCTTGTCGTAGCTGTCAACCCTAGGGTTAAGTTCAGTGACGAACAGATCAACGCGATTCTCGACGAAGTGTTCCGAACCTACGCTGAATTCATCGATCCAAACAAAGGCTTGACCTACGACGGTCTCCTCCGTACTTACGACGACGGCGCTGGAGATGTCGACAGAGATTTCGATGCATTAGGGCTTGAGCTAATCGCTGCTGATGAGACGATTAAAGGCTCCGAggcggcttcttcttcttcgatcacAGATGAGAGAGCTGTTGAAGcgcagaagaaacagaggacaGCTGCTTGGGCGGTGTCGCCTAACCACGGGATCGTTTTCGACGAGACGTGGAAGTTAGTTGACGATTTGGAGATTCTGGTGAAGAGATTGAAGTCGAAACAGGAGAAAGATGGGAAATTGAAATCTGATACTAATAATAACAGTAACAATAACAATGTTGATGCGTTTTCTGATGCTGGATGGTCTAGAGAGTTAGGTCCGTCGTCTGAGATCTCTGAGAAGAGAATCTATTGGGAAGAATCGAGTCATGACTACGGAGTGTTTGTCAAGGAATTTGGTGTTTTGAGAAGTAAAGCAGATGGAGCTAGATCGAGAGAAGAAGCTTTTGATGGACATATGGCGATTGGTAGGGTTTTGTATGAGCACCAACTGTTTAAAGAAGCTCTCGTTAGCTTCAAGAGAGCTTGCGAGTTGCAACCCACTGATGTGAGACCACATTTCAGAGCTGGGAATTGTCTCTACGTTTTGGGGAAGTGTAAAGAGTCTAAAGATGAGTTTTTGTTGGCATTGGAAGCGGCTGAGTCTGGTGGGAATCAATGGGCTTATCTGCTTCCTCAGATATATGTCAATCTTGGTATCTCGCTTGAAGGAGAAGGTATGGTTTTGAGTGCTTGTGAGTATTATAGAGAAGCTGCGATTCTATGTCCTACGCATTTTAGAGCATTGAAGCTTCTAGGTAGTGCATTGTTTGGTGTAGGAGAGTATAGAGCAGCGGTTAAGGCATTAGAGGAAGCTATATATTTGAAACCGGATTACGCTGATGCTCATTGTGATTTAGCTTCGTCTTTGCATTCAATGGGTGAAGATGAGAGAGCTATTGAGGTTTTCCAGAGAGCGATTGATTTGAAACCTGGCCATGTTGATGCCTTGTATAATCTCGGAGGGCTTTACATGGATTTAGGTAGGTTTCAGAGAGCTTCAGAAATGTACACTAGGGTGTTAGCTGTATGGCCTAACCATTGGCGTGCTCAGCTCAACAAGGCGGTTTCTTTTTTAGGTGCTGGAGAGACCGAAGAAGCTAAACGAGCCCTTAAGGAAGCACTGAAACTGACGAACCGTGTTGAGTTGCACGATGCCATATCTCATTTGAAACATTTGCAGaagaaaaagggtaaaaacaatGGAAATGgtaatggaggaggaggagaaggtccGTTTATTGTAGTGGAGCCTTCCAAGTTCAAGACTGTGGGTGAGAAGATGACGTTGAGACCGGACTTAGCCACGGCTCTACAAATTAGAGCCTTTCAGAAGGTTACAAGGCTAGGGAAATGTGATGTGGAGGCTGTGCGTAAGGAGATGAGAGACAACGATGTTCCTGTTTCATATTCCGGAAGCGGCGGGCCAACGAAATCAATTCGGAAACCGAATTTGGAGGAGATTCTCCGGCGTCTGCTTAACTCCTTGAAACCAGAAACATTCCAAGGAGCGATCAAGGCGATAAATGAGAAAATCCTATCGCTTCTTGATGATTCTGGTTCAGGAAGAGTCGATATGGGTATGTTTTACGCTGTGATTGCTCCATTATGCGGTGGACATTCGGACAAACGGAAAAGAGTTGCTTTTGATGCGCTTCTTTGGAGACCTGTAAACGAAGGAAGCTCTCAGATTACAAAAACAGATGCAGTCAAATACATTAAACTGCTGAGAGCTATTTACATTCCATCACACGGAATGAGTGAA ATGTTAGAAGTTCAcggggaagaagaagctgattccTCAATGACAGTTACGTATAATCAGTTTCTAGCAATGTTTGATGATCCAGATTGGGGATTTGGTATCATGTCTACGATCCTTAAACTGGAGGCAAACGATAGAAACCGTCATGGAAACCAAGTTTGCTCGGTTTGTCGGTATCCGGTTATCGGATCACGGTTTAAAGAAGTGAAAGCTCGGTTTAGTTTGTGTAACCAGTGTTATAGTGAAGGCAAGGTTCCTCCTTCGTTTAAACAGGAGGAATACAAGTTCCGAGAATATGGGAGTGAAGCTGAAGCCATGAAAGCTAAGTGTGTCTGTTTTTCGATGCAATCTCATAAAAAGCCTATTGCCACCTGA